CAAGCCGAAGAAGACCTCGGCGAACTCGCACATCCCGCCGTCCCAGGATGGCCCCGGGGGCAAGACCGGCAAGGCGAAGCGGGGGCGCAAACCGCGGCCGTCCCGTCCCGGTGTCGCGCGGCCGCTCACGCCCGACCCTGATCGCACCGAGCGCCGTCTCGCCGAGGAATGCCCGCATTGCCAAACGGCGCTGTTGGCAGCGGGACAGCGCTGCCGGCATCGCTACGACCACATTGACCTGCCCGAAGTCCGCCCGGTGGTGACGCGGGTGGAGCTGTTCGGCGGTGTTTGCTCACCTGGCTGGCGGCAGCTGAGCCTTTAAGCGACGACGAAGGTGCCGTCGATGAGGTTGCGGATGGCGGTCCAGGCGGACTGGCCTTGGCGGCGCGCGGTTCCGGTGACGGAACGATAGCCTGCGTGGATGCCCGGCCCCCAGTCGGAGCGGAAGCCGTTCGTCACCTTGCGGAAGATCACGGACGGGCGGATTTCCTGCTCACTGACGTTGTTGGTCGGTGGCACGCGGCGGTCGCTGAGAAAGACAAAGAACTTGCCGCGCCACGCCTTGATCTGGCGCTGCAGTTCGCGGCCAGCCGGATGGGCAGCGGGGACACCGAGCAGCGCATCGAGGCGGCGCTCGGCCTTGGCGGCGTAAGCGGCGAGCGTGCTGTCCTTCAACTCCGGTCTTCGCTTGCCGACACGGATGGCCCAGCGCAGATGATCCCGGAGTTTCGGCGCCACCACGCTGTCGCCGCAGTCGATGGCGTACTGAACGTCGCGTAAGACATGGGCCAGGCAGACCTGATGAACTTGCCCCAGCTCCTGCTGGCCGGCGTAGCGGTCAGAGACCCACACCTCGGGTCGATGATCCCCCAGAATGTCGGCGGCGACCGCCCGTCCCCGGCTGGGGGCAATGGTGTGCAGCACAGCCTCATCGGACTGGAACACCCACTGCCAGTGGGTCACGCCGTCAACCCGGGTTGTGGTTTCGTCCGAGGCGATGACGGGAGCGGTCAGGAGCTTGGTCTTGATCGCCGCGCAGGCAGTATCGAACGCCGACCCCATGCGGCGGAAGGCATTGGCGATGGCGCCTTCGGAGATGCTCAGCCCAAACACCTCCTTCAGCAGGCGCGACAGCCGCTCGAAGCCGACATGATGGCTGTGATGCAGGTAGGCCAGCAGCGAGCGGATCCCTGGGCCGAAGGGCGTTCCCGGCGGCATGGCGGCGGGCGGTTCAGCCCGATAGCGCCGTCCACACGAACCGCAGCGGCCGCCGAACAGCTCCACCCGCGTCACCACCGGGCGGACTTCGGGCAGGTCAATGTGGTCGTAGCGATGCCGGCAGCGCTGTCCCGCTGCCAACAGCGCCGTTTGGCAATGCGGGCATTCCTCGGCGAGACGGCGCTCGGTGCGATCAGGGTCGGGCGTGAGCGGCCGCGCGACACCGGGACGGGACGGCCGCGGTTTGCGCCCCCGCTTCGCCTTGCCGGTCTTGCCCCCGGGGCCATCCTGGGACGGCGGGATGTGCGAGTTCGCCGAGGTCTTCTTCGGCTTGCCGACCAAGGCTTCCAGTTCGGCAATCCGTGCGGCCATGCGCTCGATCAGCGCCGCCTGCTCGATTAGCAGGGCGTCCTTCTCGGCGTCGCTCAGGCGATAACGCGGCGGAACTGTCATCCCGCCTTTGACTCACGTCAGCCCCCCACGACGCAACACCGGATCGTCACCCCACCCCCAATGCGCGCAACCCCGAGCCGGCTCGAGCCGGCGTCACGCGCTCAGCCAGCCAGGTGAGCAAATACGTTCGGCGGCCGCTGCGGTTCGTGTGGACGGCGCTATCGGGCTGAACCGCCCGCCGCCATGCCGCCGGGAACGCCCTTCGGCCCAGGGATCCGCTCGCTGCTGGCCTACCTGCATCACAGCCATCATGTCGGCTTCGAGCGGCTGTCGCGCCTGCTGAAGGAGGTGTTTGGGCTGAGCATCTCCGAAGGCGCCATCGCCAATGCCTTCCGCCGCATGGGGTCGGCGTTCGATACTGCCTGCGCGGCGATCAAGACCAAGCTCCTGACCGCTCCCGTCATCGCCTCGGACGAAACCACAACCCGGGTTGACGGCGTGACCCACTGGCAGTGGGTGTTCCAGTCCGATGAGGCTGTGCTGCACACCATTGCCCCCAGCCGGGGACGGGCGGTCGCCGCCGACATTCTGGGGGATCATCGACCCGAGGTGTGGGTCTCTGACCGCTACGCCGGCCAGCAGGAGCTGGGGCAAGTTCATCAGGTCTGCCTGGCCCATGTCTTACGCGACGTTCAGTACGCCATCGACTGCGGCGACAGCGTGGTGGCGCCGAAACTCCGGGATCATCTGCGCTGGGCCATCCGTGTCGGCAAGCGAAGACCGGAGTTGAAGGACAGCACGCTCGCCGCTTACGCCGCCAAGGCCGAGCGCCGCCTCGATGCGCTGCTCGGTGTCCCCGCTGCCCATCCGGCTGGCCGCGAACTGCAGCGCCAGATCAAGGCGTGGCGCGGCAAGTTCTTTGTCTTTCTCAGCGACCGCCGCGTGCCACCGACCAACAACGTCAGTGAGCAGGAAATCCGCCCGTCCGTGATCTTCCGCAAGGTGACGAACGGCTTCCGCTCCGACTGGGGGCCGGGCATCCACGCAGGCTATCGTTCCGTCACCGGAACCGCGCGCCGCCAAGGCCAGTCCGCCTGGACCGCCATCCGCAACCTCATCGACGGCACCTTCGTCGTCGCTTAAAGGCTCAGCTGCCGCCAGCCAGGTGAGCAAACACGTCCGGCTCCATATGAATAGACGTGTATAAACGTTGAAAAGATCAATTATCAGGAATCATATCGGCTCCCATAAGTGTTTTCAGAGGGAGTAATTCATGAGGCATGCATATTTGATCGGCCTGCTGCTGCCCCTCGCGCTGGGTGCGGCGCCGTCCGCCATGGCGGCGAAGGACAGTGCGGATACGGCCGGGGAGGCGGTCGGCAATCCGCCGGTGCTGACCAACTCCGAATCGCCCCGCGTCGGTTCGCTGCTGATGCGCCAGCCGCAGGCGACCGCGCGTCCGCACGCCGGCCAGTCGCGCAATTACGACCTGTTCGTCTCCTTCACCGACGGCTACATCCGCAATCCGGCCCAGGGCCGTCCGGACGCGGTGCGGCTGCGCAGCTATCGCGGCACCAACGTCGACCCCGCCCATCCCTATGTCGCGCCGACCATCGAAGCGACGCCGGGCGACACCGTCCGCATCAAGCTGCACAACCAGTTGCCGGACGATCCGAACTGCGCCAATCAGGCTGCGGCGGACATCAACACGCCGCACTGCTTCAACGGCACCAACCTGCACAGCCACGGTGTCTGGGTCAGCCCGACCGGCAACAGCGACAACGTCCTGGTGTCGATCAATCCTGGCGTCGATTTCGAATATGAATACAACATCCCGGCCGACCATCCGGCCGGCACCTTCTGGTACCACCCGCACCGCCACGGCTCGACCGCCCTGCAGGTCGGCAGCGGCATGGCCGGCGCGCTGATCATCCGCGGCGACCGCCCGCCGACCCCGGAGGCCAACGGCGACCTCGACACCCTGCTGAAGAGCCCCAGGGGCGTGCCGATGACCGAGCGGGTCCTGCTGTTCGAGCAGATCCCCTACGCCTGCACCAAGGACGGCCAGCTGAAGACCAAGTCCGACGGCTCGATCGACTGGAGCTGCGCGCCGGGCGAGGTGGGCGAGGTCGTGTCCTACCAGCAGTTCGGGCCGGGCACCTGGGAACAGTCCGGGCGCTTCACCACCGTCAACGGCCGCGTGCGACCGATGTTCGCCAATGCCAAGACCGGTCAGGCCGAACGCTGGCGCCTGATCCATGGCGGCGTCCGCTCTCCCATCACGGTGGAGTTCCGCAAGCTGGACGTCACCGACTTCCTCCAGCGGGAGAAGACCCTGTCGGCCGCCGACCAGGACCGCTTCGCCAAGGAACGCTGCACCGGACAGCCGGTGCCCTACATCCTGGCGGCCTCCGACGGCCTGACCATGGCAGAGGGGCAGGTGCGCACCAGCGTGCCGATGCAGCCGGGCTATCGTGACGACCTGCTGGTCAACTTCCCCGAACCCGGCATCTACTGCGTCGTCAACAAGCCGTCGGCGGCCAATTCCAGCCCGGACCAGACCGCCACCTCCACCGGCGTGCTCGGCTTCGTCCGGGTGAAGGGCGACCGCGTGGTCAAGGACCCGGTGAAGGAAACCATCCGCCAGTTGTCGGTCAACGCGACGAAATACGCGCCGTCGGTCGCCAAGGAGGTCATCGACGGCTTGACCGCCCGCTGCTTCGGCAAGACCATGGTCGACACCCCCTATTGCCCGCGCTTTGCCAAGTTCACCACCCACCGGCCGATCACCGAGCATGAGGTGATGAATCAGCCCAAGCAGGAACTGACCTTCTTCATCAACCTGCCGCCGGAAGGGGGCAAGCGCACCAATCCGCTGTTCCAGGTCGCCAACAGCTTCCAGGTGGTCGAGAACCCCGACGGCACCTATGGTCCGAAGGGCGCCGCCGCCTACCAGCCGAGCGTGGTCAACCGGCCGGTGGTTCTGGGCACCGCCCAGCAGTGGGAGCTGGCCTCCTACTTCGTCAGCCATCCCTTCCACATCCACGTCAATCCGTTCGAGATCATCTCGATCATCGGTCCCGACGGGCGTGACGTCAGCGAGTCCGGCTCGGGCGATCCCGACTATGCCGGCATGAAGGGGGTGTGGAAGGACACCATCTGGGTGAAGAGCGACAACAGCAGCGCGCTCACCACCGACCAGCCGCCGAAGGGCGTCTATAAGGTGACCGTCCGCACCCGCTACGAGCGCTTCATCGGCGAGTATGTGCTGCACTGCCACATCCTCGACCACGAGGACCAGGGCATGATGCAGAATGTCAGCATCGGCGTGCCCGACGGCCGCGGCGGCGTCGCCGGGGCGCATCACTGACCGGTCGCGCACTCCCTCCTTCCGTCAAGCCGGGGGACGGGGAGTGCGCTCCGCCCGTTGCTGCGATCCGTCGCTGCCTCCAACCATTGAAAAAGGCCCCTGTTTGCGTCTACGGTCGCGCGTCCCCTTGGAGTGAGTGCATGCGCGATATCACCCCCGTCACGGTCGCACGCGGCGACGGCATCGGCCCAGAGATCACGGACGCGGTGCTATATGTGATGAACGCGGCCGGCGCGCGGCTGAAGGTGGAAGAGGTTCCGGCAGGCGAGGCCGTCTACAAGCGGGGCCATCCCGGCGGGCTGGACGCCGCCGGCTGGGGGTCGATCCGCCGCACGCGGGTCTTCCTGAAGGGGCCGATCACCATGCCCCAGGGATATGGCAACAAGTCGCTGAACGTGGTCGCCCGCACAACGCTCGGCCTGTTCGCCAATGTCCGTCCCTGCGTGTCCTACCACCCCTATGTGCGGACCCGGCACCCGCGCATGGACGTGGTCATCATCCGCGAGAACGAGGAAGACCTCTACGCCGGCATCGAGCATCGCCAGACCGACGACGTGATCCAGTCGGTCAAGCTGATCTCGCGGCCGGGGTCGGAGCGAATCGTCCGCTACGCCTTCGACTTCGCCCGCTCCAACCACCGGCAAAAGGTGACGGCCTTCGTCAAGGACAACGTCATGAAAATGACGGACGGGCTGTTCCTGAAAATCTTCTACGAGATCGCGGCCGACTATCCGGAGATCAAGGCCGACCACATGATCGTCGACATCGGCGCCGCCCGTCTGGCCGACCAGCCGGAGCGCTTCGACGTCATCGTCACCCTGAACCTCTATGGCGACATCGTTTCCGACATCGCCGCCCAGTTGACCGGCTCGGTCGGGCTGGCCGGTTCCGCCAACATCGGCGAGACCTGCGCCATGTTCGAGGCGATCCACGGCTCCGCCCCGATGATCGCCGGGCAGGGCATCGCCAACCCGTCGGGCCTGCTGATGGCCGCGGTGATGATGCTGGTCCATATCGGCCAGGGCGACA
The Azospirillum sp. TSA2s DNA segment above includes these coding regions:
- a CDS encoding IS66 family transposase codes for the protein MTVPPRYRLSDAEKDALLIEQAALIERMAARIAELEALVGKPKKTSANSHIPPSQDGPGGKTGKAKRGRKPRPSRPGVARPLTPDPDRTERRLAEECPHCQTALLAAGQRCRHRYDHIDLPEVRPVVTRVELFGGRCGSCGRRYRAEPPAAMPPGTPFGPGIRSLLAYLHHSHHVGFERLSRLLKEVFGLSISEGAIANAFRRMGSAFDTACAAIKTKLLTAPVIASDETTTRVDGVTHWQWVFQSDEAVLHTIAPSRGRAVAADILGDHRPEVWVSDRYAGQQELGQVHQVCLAHVLRDVQYAIDCGDSVVAPKLRDHLRWAIRVGKRRPELKDSTLAAYAAKAERRLDALLGVPAAHPAGRELQRQIKAWRGKFFVFLSDRRVPPTNNVSEQEIRPSVIFRKVTNGFRSDWGPGIHAGYRSVTGTARRQGQSAWTAIRNLIDGTFVVA
- a CDS encoding multicopper oxidase family protein; translated protein: MRHAYLIGLLLPLALGAAPSAMAAKDSADTAGEAVGNPPVLTNSESPRVGSLLMRQPQATARPHAGQSRNYDLFVSFTDGYIRNPAQGRPDAVRLRSYRGTNVDPAHPYVAPTIEATPGDTVRIKLHNQLPDDPNCANQAAADINTPHCFNGTNLHSHGVWVSPTGNSDNVLVSINPGVDFEYEYNIPADHPAGTFWYHPHRHGSTALQVGSGMAGALIIRGDRPPTPEANGDLDTLLKSPRGVPMTERVLLFEQIPYACTKDGQLKTKSDGSIDWSCAPGEVGEVVSYQQFGPGTWEQSGRFTTVNGRVRPMFANAKTGQAERWRLIHGGVRSPITVEFRKLDVTDFLQREKTLSAADQDRFAKERCTGQPVPYILAASDGLTMAEGQVRTSVPMQPGYRDDLLVNFPEPGIYCVVNKPSAANSSPDQTATSTGVLGFVRVKGDRVVKDPVKETIRQLSVNATKYAPSVAKEVIDGLTARCFGKTMVDTPYCPRFAKFTTHRPITEHEVMNQPKQELTFFINLPPEGGKRTNPLFQVANSFQVVENPDGTYGPKGAAAYQPSVVNRPVVLGTAQQWELASYFVSHPFHIHVNPFEIISIIGPDGRDVSESGSGDPDYAGMKGVWKDTIWVKSDNSSALTTDQPPKGVYKVTVRTRYERFIGEYVLHCHILDHEDQGMMQNVSIGVPDGRGGVAGAHH
- a CDS encoding NADP-dependent isocitrate dehydrogenase, producing MRDITPVTVARGDGIGPEITDAVLYVMNAAGARLKVEEVPAGEAVYKRGHPGGLDAAGWGSIRRTRVFLKGPITMPQGYGNKSLNVVARTTLGLFANVRPCVSYHPYVRTRHPRMDVVIIRENEEDLYAGIEHRQTDDVIQSVKLISRPGSERIVRYAFDFARSNHRQKVTAFVKDNVMKMTDGLFLKIFYEIAADYPEIKADHMIVDIGAARLADQPERFDVIVTLNLYGDIVSDIAAQLTGSVGLAGSANIGETCAMFEAIHGSAPMIAGQGIANPSGLLMAAVMMLVHIGQGDIAARIHNAWLKTIEDGIHTADIYARGLGRVRAGTAAFAEAVVERLGQTPVTMPPVGYSTARPAYDGINRLAPRVRALKELVGVDVFLQWSGGLPDDLAELVLPLSTDALKLTSISNRSQRVWPDGNADVFCTDHWRCRFLSQHGPVQHGAIVELLGRLAEAGIDFTQTENLSNFDGKAGFSSPGQ